The Colias croceus chromosome 6, ilColCroc2.1 genome contains the following window.
taaaaagaaTGAATTTTAAACAGTTGTCTGTCCACTTTACccactattaaattatttttaatttaataaaatgtatagttGTTTTATGacttttgtaaatattagtTAATGCTATTTACTTATTAGACAATGTATGTatctgttttataaatattaatgtaaagattaaaaattaaaactgtataatactagcttctgTATTAAACTGGtagaagaaatatattttatgcttttttttttcaaatttatatcgACGATCGACGAAATCTagttattattagaaaatactgcctaaaaattgaaatcctTAAAAATTTCGTTTTGACCGATTAGAGAAGACTTTTCCTATCCTATACTACTCTTGATGCTCGAAATCATCCGTCGTAAAATGGACGATTGCAAATGTGGGTTTGTATGCGTAAACGCGAAACCTGTCGTGGGAATAAATACCTACCGACTAGTCAGGGAACACGGGAATGCACGTGAACAACGCGAAAGCTGTCCACATTTTAATTCACGTTCATTAAACTCCACGTTAGTATCTGGAAGTGCCATTATCACTAACCAGTTACCAAAAAACCCATTTAGTAACTTCCTATTTCTAATGAACCACGAACTGTGATAATTTAACAACTTGCAATAAGACTATAAAAATGTGATTTTTGTACCTTCGTTGATGGGTAGCTTTAGTCAAAGTCAggtttaattaataatctatatcaAGTTCTGTCAAATCAGCATTCAGCGATGTATAATCTGTGCTTTATTTGTGAAATTGTCAACTAACAATTTttgagaaaaataaactttttctatttacagtttgtggtttctttgtaatttttcataaaattaaatagtcaatataattatttgaagaTGGATAATAATTCTGATACTGAATCTAGGACATTGGAGGGTTGGACAAAGGAAGAAAAATTCCAATTATTGCAAGCTTTAAACGAATATGGGTGTTCGGACATAGATCAGATTCAAAGTTTTATATGTTCTAAAActacaaaagaaataaaagacgCAATCAAATTTTACAATCGGAAAGCATTACAGAACCCTGCGGTGCTAAGTAAGAAAAAGAAACGAACAGCAAATGCATCTATAGCACCTATCGCAAGTTGGGCGAAATTACTAACGGATACAAAATCGTTTGATGAATTAAATACTGAAATAGCTCTTGCATTGCGTTTAATTGCTGAATTCGAAGATAAACCGCCTGTGGTTTGTACTAATAAAGTTGATTTTAAAGCAGCTTACAGTTACTTGGCAAATGCCTTGGAAGGAAAGCCATTACCAGAAAATAAGTTTATCAAAGCTATCTTTGAAAAATGCCTCTATGATATCGCCGTTGCAAGTAAATCTTTTCTAAAACCTCAGACACtcaaaaaactaattaaagatatgaatttatttgatCAAgggataaaaattaattcacaaGCTTCCAATAGTACTGAGTTTACAACTATTAAATACTTGGCTAATCAAGGGCAGTATAATCCACTAAATATTGAGGAGCAGTATTTAAAATCATTACATAGTTCTTCGTGATTATTATTGgtaaataaacttataaaaatatgattgtTCTGatctatttattgtaaaacacAGGAAATAGTTATTTCTTTAACCGgcttaaaaaaaaggaggaagttatcaattcggccggtatattttttgtattcaaattaataattagatGTGATATTGCAGAAcatgcatattataaaatagtataaGCTATAAGTAATTTGTGATAGTAggtaatttaagaaaattaaatataatgtattaaccaacaagttgtttattttaacacCTCATTAGTAGTAGGTactactagttattattctgtgacCTCATGAAGCTTTTCCACATAGGTAATTATGTTCTACCACACTACAATactgcataatatattatataaaactgacTTAGAAATTAGTATTGggtaataatatatgtagtattatattatctctGGTATTGGgtaagaaaacattttttttattcaataatattataataaatcgccaacatttatattttatctttcaaTTTCAGTCAGAATTATAACTGGTTTGATTTAACAATACTGGTTATTACTGGATAAAGTTTATTAGTatccaacatatttttatgtattaagcCATTctataaatttgttaaataatctCAAAGCTACTTTGACAACTCTATCCCAAAAACTTGGTTCTTCTTGGGCATCTTTTGTTAGTCCAGATGAAAATTCATCAGCATCTAAATCTTCCAATTGTCTTTTTTCCCGAGCTAAGGAATTTCCAAAATTgtctgaaaatattattatgtatttaaataagtaggaCTATCACAATTTTCGTAAGTTCATGAAACAGCGTAGttaataggtaatattatgatgataagATTTATCGTTCTGTTTAGTTAGATTCAGCCGACAGACACGCAGCTACTTTGAAGTTACAGGCATTCCAActgaaactaaaaaaataatccgTGGTCAAATGAAATCCCCATGGGATTGTAGCCTATGTCACTCTCTGGCCTCGCAACTAATACCAGACTCAAGAATCATATTTTCACCCCcttggctccactcctgttggtcgtagcgtggtgatatatagcttataaccttcctcgataaatgggctatctaatggctggttcacactttgattagtgtgagtgcaggtgattagtgcgagtgcaggtgTGTAGTGCGAGTAGTGTCCAATTCAACtgcgagtgcaggtgattagtgGGAGTGCAGGTCAATGGTGCAATTCGCGACGCTACACACTACgctaaacactaaacactaaacactcGTGTCCAGACGTGTTTAGGCAGGCACACTGCGAGTGAGGGGGAAGGGAGGGCGCGCGGGACGTGGCTACTCGCAGTCCACTCGCAAAAAAATAGAACACGCTTCTATTCACTTTACTACACAGCCTACTAAACACTTGCACTAAACAGTCGCTGTCCACACGTAGTTACTAAACACCTGcactaatcacctgcactcgcactaATCAAAGTGTGAACCAGCCTTAACACcgaatgaatttttcaaatcggaccagtagttcccgagattagcgcgttcaaacaaacaaacaaactcttcagctcaTAGATTAATACTTACTTGGAGAATCGTATGAtatctgaaaaaataaaataggaaTTCAATACAAAAGaggataataaattaaaacattgttttttttcagCAGATTTGATATATcgataataacaatataataagtaagtacctaagtatataGTATGCGTTTATGTAATTAACAACTAATTAGTAACATTTCAGtgattaatttcattttttatttaagtaacagtaggtaactacctacttacctataaTTAGATAACTCAGATTAAAGGAGTCAGTTTATTCAGATTGCATTGGAAATACATAGATATTTACCAGATTAAAAATCTTACTTACTTGAAACGCAGAACTGATGCAAAAGAAATATAGCAATCCTAAAATCACAAGTATGTACTTCATTATGGTCGACCTTAATGGTGACACTCACATTTACCACAACAGCCCTCCTGACTTTGAACTTGCGTTTTATAGGAAGGCGTGGTTACACGATCGTAGCGGAAATCATGACTTGTAATCACTGGTTAcatatatttagatattacCATTGTATGTATTACTGTGGCTCAAAATTTTGTTGTGTTACCTATTTAATTCTCGTAGCAGCTGcagtaaaacttaaaaaaaaaaaacattcggCACCAAACTCCTAGCTACCTTaacgtaaaaaattaaaaagcctttacaataaaaatataactacagttttgttctattaattaataagtaaaaagTAAGTCGGAGACTATTTTTAAACCTGAACCTGTGCCTGAACTACtgtaccgattttgatgatatttgtgaTTTGATAGACAAAGCCTTGGAAAAGgactaggtaggtagttacCGAGTTTCCTAATTTTTTTTGCCATGAAAACCCAACACTatgaaagtaaaatatatttatttatttatatttatgattttccAACAACGGATACAgtctatatatattattttacttacctacatagCTTAcaattgaatacaaaatgGTCACCTCCAATAACAGGAAAATACAACACCCCTTAGATTacaaatcttttattttgtaatctgaGCAACACCCTATgtcaatttgctgaaaaataatagttatataattttaaactattttattaagtatataataataattttaaattttaatataatattttgaatgtcaaagtgcttaaatattttattccaatcaAATTCATTAcgattcattcattcaaattttatacttaaaatacatttaataaggAGTTAAAACTTAgaacataagtatttttatcactcactagctgttccccgcggtttcacccgctcctgctcagctcctgttggccttagcttgatgatataataattaataatatagcctataaccttcctagATAAATGGCTAgctaggctatctaacaccgaaagaatttttcaaatcggaccagtagttcctgagattagcgcgttcaaacaaacaaactcttcagctttataatattaatagattaCAGACTGAggattaacaatattatatggcgttataggtatgtatttgattttaaacttGGTAcgtctattaatttttaaaaataacggtAGCAGGTACCTAACTACGTAGaagaataaaactaaaattaagtaagtacGTAAGTATTGCATTTTGTAAGCAACTAGGTATTTATCATTTAGGAATTCCTGGTGATAAGAATATTAACTAGGtataacgataaatatattatgtataaaaaaacttatgtGGTTAGAATAGTCATACAAGTACTAGTATGAAGTATGAATGCATAACGGATATTTGAATAGTGAATAGTAGTGACCTTTGTTACACATGATAGCTTCTGCACAATAGGTGGCTAGTTATGCTGATGACTATCAAAACAAACTGTGAAAAGCACTAGAGTTTATTTAAAGAGATTAGTCAGAAACATTGCATAAGGCTGCAAACACAGACGTCATGCATTCGTTTGTGCctaggtatatttattgtcTCGTATATCTTGATTTTGTGGAAAAAATAGTACTATAACGCCCTCTTGTGTATGTCTCATTAAAATCTGTTTAGCCGTTTTTAAGATTAATCTGGTCTCACAGAAAATTAGACCGATATGAgaaattaagattaagatgtttgtttgaaagcaaCTGAGTAAACGCGGCGTTCCATAAAACGAAGGGGTAGGTTACTCATAGCgtgcatataatatgtatacagaTAGTAAGTAACTACTTCaatattgcaaaatttacatttttaaccgacttcaaaaaaaaggaggaggttatcaattcggccggtatgtttttttttttttttatgtatgtacaccgattactcccgaggtttctgaaccgatttacgtgattctttttttgttctatgcgggatggtgtcgaattggtcccataaaaattttattcggataggaccagtagtttttattttatgagcatttttgtctgtaggtatttgtaaattttgcaagtgcaagtttgaagtcggttgtttttaacgcagttatcactaaTTGTATGATCCAACTTCTGATTGCAAACTTGCATTCAGAAGTCGACATGCAACTGAAAAtgttactaatattttattaattggctTGTGTATCTCGCAGTGTTCATTCAGGGTCTTAGCATTAAAAGAATCTACACCCACCGGATGGGTGCGCAGGTTTGCGCGGTCTTAAATTGGATGGGACCCATCCAATTTAAGACCGCGCAAACCAATGCTTAACGTCGTTTTTCGTTCTTCGCCTGGTGACAGACAAAATTGCGAAGTCTTGTAACGAGGTCGCGTTTTACCGGGTATGAAACTAATAatggtatataaataataacattaatggCATGAGAAAAGCAGTTTTGACTAAAAAGGTGAAGCTTGATACAAATTATGAATCATTATGACTTATGAGAAATATATTAGAGAGCTCCAACAACATTTCCATGCTTATTCATcagataatttaatatttatatcatcttaattttttttaaattaggttCACCCAGGATCACCCCTATCAGCTATGAGGATATCACCCAATGATAGAGTAAAAGCCAAAGAGAATTTGTTTATTCATCATACTGAATATATcttattctaataaaattaagggATCATTTTTTTGTCGCCCCAAAACCAGAAAATCCCATGATCTGAGCTAATTCCGACTGTGCGGGAGTGTCTTCAGTGTCATCGTCTTCCTGTAGTTTACGTTTTTTGTCTCGGCGACGTTCGCGTCTGAGTTCTTTCAGTCTTGCCTCCTCTTCTGCAGCTTCTTTTAGCCGAGTGTCCAGTTCATATTCCTTTTTCTTCTCTTCTAGTTTACGTTTGTTTAGTGCAAACCGTGCTTTAACCtgaaatgttgtttttattgtaagtaaataattgtgtatgtatttgaaaGATATGGAAATATAACACCATAAAGACATAAAATGTGTCTCAAATCagatctatttttttttgtaattacagTAGAACCCGTTTAATACGATCACGCTTAATACGATTTCTCGTATAATACGCCATTTTGCATCAGTCCCTGCGGCCGACTCAAACCCAACTGACTGAACTGACGCGATGACTGCTTGCAGTGGTTTCCTGGATATTTATCGATGATAATGTATCATCATAAGAAATTCAATCTATTGAAGATCTTATTGAGAGTGTGAATAACACTCAAGAAGAGGCTCAAAGTGGTAATGATCAAGAAGAAGATGTGTCAACTCCGATATTGACACACGCCCATCGGCATTATCAGcagttaataatttaagacGCGATGTAACTTCTTTAAATACACGACATTTTGTATAACGTAGGTACATTATGTTTAAatgtacaatatacatacatccgaaaaaccataataaatattaatgcataatatgtatgtagtaGTCCGTTTTTTATTTCCCGCTtattacgctttcccgcttaagaCGCGTTTTTGATTGAGTCCCTGGAAAATCGTCTTAAACAGGTTTtactgtataataataaatataaaagatacTAAAGTTTGTAGTTATAACAAtaggatttatttattgttcataaaataaataagcttattgtaccaatttaataaaattcacattttaaacataaacatacaaacattgaaatttacCTGATCCAATGAGCTTCGTTCAATTTTCATGGACATACCAAGATTCCTTTGATGTTTTTTGCCATTAATGTGATCAAGAAAGTTAATAGAGTCCTTGACAACACAGTCGCATACATTGCAGTAATAGCCACCAGTTTGTGAGGTAGGtgtgttttttgttattacaaCACTTTTTCCTAGTTTTGAATCTAAGTCAACTTTATAATCACGTTGTTTGAGAAGTTCTCGTTTAACTGGTGGAGCTggaacaataaaatttgttttgatgTTTGATcattaataatacattattgtgccataattaaataattacctataatcTTACCCTTTTTCTTTGAGCGTTCTTCTTCCTCCAATTCCGCTTGTAGTCTCTCGACAGCAATTTTCTCAAACTCATCTTTATCCCATTTTCTACGATGATCATCCGGTCTCATACTCATTTTCGCAGCTGTAATTATACCTTGAACTTCtaattattatgcttattttgattaaaaaatgaacaaaattCGACacctatattttgtattttgacacaaaaaaaaatgtcaatgtCAATGGCCGAAACGTCATTCTCTTTCTGTCGTAcagactaataaaataaagttaccCATTCACAGACCGACATGTTCATTCTCCGAGAACCGTCAACCGAGAAGAATTATTACTGCTTGAAATCGcacgaaattaattaaaaaatatgtttgttcgtgacattgtatatttttgcTGAAAAGcccaaacaaaatattttttttataaaactaattcataagtaaaaaatatataagttgtGTATGAGTTAGGGTGCTTATCCACCAGAGATGTGCGTGGCTATGCAGCTATGCTGCGAAAATGTAATATCTGTAGTGTAACCGTTTCCACCAATGCTAAGCTATGTAGCGGTGCGAGTAAGAACTGCTATGAAGATGCGCCGCCCCAAAGAAGCTGTGCGTCGAAGATGCGCAGCTCAACCTATGTAATGTATCAAATAGTAGGCCCCGCACATAGCTAAACCACTCGTGAAAGCACGCAATCTATAGAATACAGCATCCTTGCATATAAAAAGCGTAGCTTAACTGTATCCGTTTTCACCGTTTTCACCAATTCTAAGCTAAAAATGGTTCTTAGCAACGTAGCTTAGCATATCTCTAGTGGAAAAGTACCCTTATTCCAGATTATAATAAAGGGACCGCACTACGAAATTAGCCCACTAGGCACGGGCTTGATAGCCCTTTAGTTAATTgatttctattataatatagttctcatcatacaataataataattattatcagtataATCCAAGGgctacaatatttaaaaacaaataagtgAGAAAttgaataatgtttattaagaGTGTCATGCTGAGATGTATGACGATTTATAGAAACACGGCATTAATCATGCCACGTACCTACTTTAATAAATGGGGTTTTTTCATTTATCAACGTCAAGATTATATTTTGAGTTGAATAAGatcttttataataagtatctTTGAATGCGGTATAAAGTTACGtcttaattattacataatatgcaaCACATTCCCATtcataaattacttttattttgaagaaagaACTTAGAAAGATACATAGTTGCTTATAAATACGGTATACCTaccacaaaaaataatataaatggaatatttaacattttgatGAGCGGCTTTTCTTGATTTATCGTCCAATACTCAAA
Protein-coding sequences here:
- the LOC123692855 gene encoding uncharacterized protein LOC123692855, coding for MDNNSDTESRTLEGWTKEEKFQLLQALNEYGCSDIDQIQSFICSKTTKEIKDAIKFYNRKALQNPAVLSKKKKRTANASIAPIASWAKLLTDTKSFDELNTEIALALRLIAEFEDKPPVVCTNKVDFKAAYSYLANALEGKPLPENKFIKAIFEKCLYDIAVASKSFLKPQTLKKLIKDMNLFDQGIKINSQASNSTEFTTIKYLANQGQYNPLNIEEQYLKSLHSSS
- the LOC123692857 gene encoding uncharacterized protein LOC123692857; this encodes MKYILVILGLLYFFCISSAFQISYDSPNNFGNSLAREKRQLEDLDADEFSSGLTKDAQEEPSFWDRVVKVALRLFNKFIEWLNT
- the LOC123692459 gene encoding zinc finger matrin-type protein 2 isoform X2, which encodes MSMRPDDHRRKWDKDEFEKIAVERLQAELEEEERSKKKAPPVKRELLKQRDYKVDLDSKLGKSVVITKNTPTSQTGGYYCNVCDCVVKDSINFLDHINGKKHQRNLGMSMKIERSSLDQVKARFALNKRKLEEKKKEYELDTRLKEAAEEEARLKELRRERRRDKKRKLQEDDDTEDTPAQSELAQIMGFSGFGATKK
- the LOC123692459 gene encoding zinc finger matrin-type protein 2 isoform X1 yields the protein MSMRPDDHRRKWDKDEFEKIAVERLQAELEEEERSKKKGKIIAPPVKRELLKQRDYKVDLDSKLGKSVVITKNTPTSQTGGYYCNVCDCVVKDSINFLDHINGKKHQRNLGMSMKIERSSLDQVKARFALNKRKLEEKKKEYELDTRLKEAAEEEARLKELRRERRRDKKRKLQEDDDTEDTPAQSELAQIMGFSGFGATKK